A section of the Amblyomma americanum isolate KBUSLIRL-KWMA chromosome 2, ASM5285725v1, whole genome shotgun sequence genome encodes:
- the LOC144119172 gene encoding uncharacterized protein LOC144119172 — translation MSANEESVPSIKHLVNTETATASSGLRASERSGGLDEYLQQALSLDEEEVKQLLSMNEEGPRTPTNSMTAVVPGSEPSAEAPAAAQPPVLAPAARCGHQSQLLQTTGGPGATGAVRPTPAAIERQHSIFNTAPLSTGLVAVLLVGIIAAFAYAIIFRGGQVSGRIEKRSPGLANDTAGFSG, via the exons ATGTCTGCCAACGAGGAAAGCGTGCCCAGCATCAAGCACCTCGTCAACACAGAGACGGCGACCGCGTCGTCAGGACTGCGCGCTTCTGAGCGCTCCGGCGGCCTGGACGAGTACCTCCAGCAGGCGCTGAGCCTCGACGAAGAGGAGGTGAAGCAGCTGTTGTCTATGAACGAGGAGGGGCCGCGAACGCCTACCAACAGCATGACCGCGGTGGTGCCAGGCTCGGAGCCGTCTGCCGAGGCGCCGGCTGCAGCCCAGCCCCCCGTCCTCGCTCCGGCGGCACGCTGTGGCCACCAGTCGCAGTTATTGCAGACGACGG GTGGTCCCGGCGCCACCGGTGCTGTCCGCCCGACGCCAGCGGCCATTGAGCGACAGCACTCGATATTCAACACTGCGCCCTTATCTACTGGCCTGGTCGCGGTCCTCCTGGTCGGCATTATTGCGGCCTTTGCTTACGCAATCATCTTCCGCGGAGGCCAGGTGTCCGGCCGAATAGAGAAGAGATCTCCAGGGTTGGCGAATGACACCGCTGGGTTTTCCGGCTGA